The Gemmatimonadota bacterium DH-78 region GATCCGGTGAGCACCTCCGACACGCCGAAGGCGATCGACACCACCCTGATCGTCTTCCTCATGATCGTGGCCGCCGCCGCGCTGACCTGGGTCGTGCCCCCGGGCAGCTTCGACACGGTCGCCCTCGAGGTGCCCGGCGCGGGCACGCGCGACGTGGTGGTGCCGGGCTCCTACGAGCGCCTCGATGCGCGCTCGCCGCAGGGCATCGGAGCGGTGCTGCGCGCGCCGATTCGCGGCCTCGTGGAGGCGGCGGACGTCGTGGGCTTCGTGCTGCTGGTCGGCGGCGCCTTCGCCGTGCTCCAGGCCACGGGAGCCGTGGAGCGGGCACTGAGATCCCTCGTGCGCGCGGCGGAGCGTTCGCCCCTGCTCGAAGCCGCGATCATTCCGACCTTCATGGCGCTCTTCTCCCTCGGAGGCGCGGTCTTCGGCATGGCCGAGGAGACGATTCCCTTCGTCCTGATCTTCGTGCCGCTCGCCCGGAGTCTGGGATACGACGCGATCGTCGGGGTCGCCATTCCCTTCGTCGGATCCCAGGCCGGCTTCGCCGCGGCCTTCCTCAACCCCTTCACGGTCGGCGTGGCCCAGGGAATCGCCGAGGTCCCCCTCTTCAGCGGGATCGGCCTGCGGATCGTGCTCTGGGGCGTGACCACCGCGATCGCCATCGCCTTCGTGGTGCGGTACGCCCGCCGTATTCGCACGGCCCCCGACCCGGGCGCCGCGCGCACCCCCCCCGACGCCGCCCCGGTGGGCCCTGCGAACCGAACCGGCCCGGTCCTCCTGACCTTCACCGCCGGAATCGGCCTGCTGGTGTACGGGGTGCTCCGTCACGGCTGGTACATCGAGGAGATCGCGGCGCTCTTCGTGGGGGTCGGGATCGCGGTCGGTGTGGTGGGCCGGCTCGGGCCGGGCCGGATCGCGCGCGAGTTCATGGAGGGGGCACGCGATCTCGTGGCCACCGCCGTGATCATCGGTCTCGCTCGAGGCATCCTCGTGGTGCTCGAAGACGGCATGATCGTCGACACCCTCCTGCAGGCGATGGCGGGCGTACTCGACGGCGTGGGCTCGGTCGGGGCCGCTCAGGGCATGTTCGCCGTCCAGACGGTGCTCAACGTCTTCGTGCCGTCGGGGAGTGGCCAGGCGGCCCTGACCATGCCGTTGATGGCACCACTCGCCGATCTCACCGGACTCACGCGGCAGGTGGCGGTGCTCGCCTTCCAGATGGGGGACGGCTTCACCAACCTCATCATCCCCACGAACCCGGTGCTCATGGGCGCGATCTCGCTCGCCGGAGTGTCGTGGACCCGGTGGGCTCGGTGGATGGTGCCGCTGCAGTTGATCCTCTTCGCCCTCGGGCTCGCCGCCCTCGCGATCGCCGTCACGGGCGGCTTCTGATGCGGAGTCGGGCGAACGTCGGCAGGAAGTAGCGCCTCCGGCACGACGTTCCGGCCGCAGCGGATGGTCGAGGCGCCCGCAGGCCGGCGTCGTCGCACAGCTTTGCCGCGCGACGACGCCACTTTCCACCGATCCCCCCCGGATTGCGCGCGGTGGTCCGCACCTTGCTCCCTGACCGGGCTTCGATCCGGACTCCATGAGGGACGTCCGGCCGCCTCGCCCCGGACCCCGCCGTGCTCCCCGACCCCTGCCGGCCCGTACCCACCTCCTCCGCGCGGAGTCCCCGCCCTCTGCTCCGCTCCATGCACGGGCTGGGCATGCTCGGGCTCACCGCGCTCGCCGCCTGCGGCGACGGAGGGGTCGATCCGGAACCGTTCGTCGGCGCGATCCAGGGGACCGTGGCCGCGGAGGGCCAGGCGCTCTCCGACGTGCGGGTCGGCCTCGAGCACGCCGACGGTCGGGCCGATCGCTTCCAGGTCACCGACACGCGAGGCGCATTCCGTTTCGAAGGACTGGACGAGGGCGACTACCGGGTGTATCTGGGCGCGGTGCCCGACCACGTGGTGTCGGCCCCGACGGATCGGACTCTCACGCTGCGCGGGCCGGCATCCGAGCGGGAGGTGGAGTTTTCCATGCGGTATCGCCGCGACGCGTCGATCATCATTCGCGCCGAGGTGGAGGGTAGCGCCCTGGCGGAACTCGGCGTCACGATCGACGGTCCGGAAGTGCGGCTCACACGCACCGACAGCCTGGGTCTCGCCACCTTCGAAGGGCTGCTCCACGGCCGCTACACGGTCACCCTGACCGACTTCGACCCTGCGCGCACCGCCTTCGAGACCACGCAGGCCACCGTGGAGACCGGCGACCAGCTGCAGGTGGCCCTGAGCTTCTCCGGCATCGAGGTGCCACGGGTACCCGAAGCGCCCGGAGAGTTCGGACTCGAGGCGTTGGACGGCACGCACGTGCGACTGCACTGGATCGACCGCGCCGACAACGAGGCGTCGATCGAGATCGGCCGGCGCCCGGCGGGATCGGACGCGTGGACGCCGATCGCAACCCTCGAGGCCGATCTCGTCGAGTGGATCGACGCCAGCGCTCCGTCCGCCTCCGAACTGGAGTATCGACTCCGCGTCTGCAACGAGCACGGGTGCTCAGAACCCTGGCGCGAGGCCTCCGTCACCACACCCGAGGTGCCGCCGGCGCCCCCCCTCGATCCGGTGGCGGCGGCGACCGGCGCCAGCGCCGTGGTACTGGACTGGACGGACGGGTCGCCCAACGAGACCCGCTTCGAGATCGAGCGCCGCACCGGCACCTCCGGCATCTGGGGCTCCGTCGGCAACGTCGGTGCGAACGTCACGCGGTGGTACGACGGGGCGGTGACCGGGGGCACCGAGTACGGCTACCGTCTGCGCGCCTGCAACGGGGTCGGCTGTTCGCCCTGGACCGACGCGGTGCAGGTGGTGACGGTGGTCGTCCCCCCGGCGCCGCCCACCGGCCTGCGAGCCGTCGCCCCGCGTCACGATCGGGTGGAGCTGAGCTGGACCGACCGGTCGCCCGACGAGACCGCGTTTCGCGTGCGGCGTCGCGAGGGTTCCGGGAGTTGGGTCGACCTCAACACCCTCGGGGCCGGCACCACGGCGATGATCGATGCGGCCGTGACCGGATCGAGCACCTACGCCTACCGGGTGGTGGCCTGCAACTCGGCCGGATGCTCCGACGCCGCAGAGACCGCGTCGGTCACCACACCCGAGCCACCGCCGAACCTTCGCATCGAGGCGGCCTACATCGTCCAGCGGGTGCAGCGCAGAGCCGGCGACGTGCCGCTGGTGGCCCACGCCGACGGACTGCTGCGTGTGTTCGTCGTCGGGGACCGCCCGGGCATGCCGGCGCCTCCGGTCGACGTCGAGCTCTTCCGGGACGGCGCGCCGATCCTCACCTCCCGCATCGACGCACCGGCGGCGACCCTCCCCACCGCCGTGGACGAGTCGTCGCTGGGCAGCTCCTGGAACCTGGCCCTGCCCGGCGCCCTCCTGCACGGGAGCCTCTCGCTGCGCGTCACGGCCGATCCG contains the following coding sequences:
- a CDS encoding YfcC family protein codes for the protein MSTSDTPKAIDTTLIVFLMIVAAAALTWVVPPGSFDTVALEVPGAGTRDVVVPGSYERLDARSPQGIGAVLRAPIRGLVEAADVVGFVLLVGGAFAVLQATGAVERALRSLVRAAERSPLLEAAIIPTFMALFSLGGAVFGMAEETIPFVLIFVPLARSLGYDAIVGVAIPFVGSQAGFAAAFLNPFTVGVAQGIAEVPLFSGIGLRIVLWGVTTAIAIAFVVRYARRIRTAPDPGAARTPPDAAPVGPANRTGPVLLTFTAGIGLLVYGVLRHGWYIEEIAALFVGVGIAVGVVGRLGPGRIAREFMEGARDLVATAVIIGLARGILVVLEDGMIVDTLLQAMAGVLDGVGSVGAAQGMFAVQTVLNVFVPSGSGQAALTMPLMAPLADLTGLTRQVAVLAFQMGDGFTNLIIPTNPVLMGAISLAGVSWTRWARWMVPLQLILFALGLAALAIAVTGGF